A part of Neovison vison isolate M4711 chromosome 6, ASM_NN_V1, whole genome shotgun sequence genomic DNA contains:
- the GTPBP8 gene encoding GTP-binding protein 8 isoform X4, with protein sequence MTAPGLRPITRKLLELTGALRRVNRACSTFQTFAEVLRLPKRQMTKLAFPLQELQRHLTPDARLDLHVKIFDPSLEDISKAESVFTATGRNRIEYLSSAVRLDHAPDLAHPEVCFIGRSNVGKSSLIKALFALAPEVEVRVSKKPGHTKKMNFFKVGKYFTLVDMPGYGYRAPEDFVDMVETYLKERRNLMRTFLLVDSVVGIQKTDSIAIGMCEEFSLPYVMVLTKIDKSSKGHLLKQVLQIQKFVDSETQGCFPQLFPVS encoded by the exons ATGACAGCCCCAGGCTTGCGGCCGATCACCCGCAAGCTACTGGAGCTTACCGGGGCGTTGCGGCGCGTGAACCGAGCTTGCAGCACGTTCCAAACCTTCGCGGAAGTTCTCAGGCTGCCCAAGAGACAAATGACGAAGCTCGCGTTCCCACTACAGGAACTCCAGCGGCACCTCACTCCAGACGCGAGGTTGGACCTTCACGTGAAGATCTTCGACCCGAGCTTGGAGGACATCTCCAAGGCAGAGAGCGTCTTCACGGCCACCGGCCGCAACCGCATCGAGTACCTCAGCTCCGCGGTGCGTCTCGACCACGCTCCGGACCTCGCCCACCCTGAG GTGTGTTTTATAGGCAGAAGCAATGTTGGAAAATCCTCTCTAATAAAAGCCTTATTTGCCCTGGCTCCAGAGGTTGAAGTCAGAGTCTCCAAGAAACCG gggcacacaaagaaaatgaattttttcaaagttggaaaatattttacattgGTGGACATGCCAGGTTATGGTTATAGAGCTCCCGAAGATTTTGTTGACATGGTAGAGACCTATCTAAAAGAACGAAGGaa TTTGATGAGAACATTTCTGTTAGTGGATAGTGTTGTCGGAATTCAAAAAACCGACAGTATTGCCATAGGAATGTGTGAAGAATTTTCATTACCTTATGTG atgGTATTAacaaaaattgacaaatcttCCAAAGGACATCTTTTAAAACAAGTACTTCAGATCCAGAAATTTGTTGACAGTGAAACACAAGGATGTTTTCCTCAGTTGTTTCCTGTAAG
- the GTPBP8 gene encoding GTP-binding protein 8 isoform X3, whose protein sequence is MTAPGLRPITRKLLELTGALRRVNRACSTFQTFAEVLRLPKRQMTKLAFPLQELQRHLTPDARLDLHVKIFDPSLEDISKAESVFTATGRNRIEYLSSAVRLDHAPDLAHPEVCFIGRSNVGKSSLIKALFALAPEVEVRVSKKPGHTKKMNFFKVGKYFTLVDMPGYGYRAPEDFVDMVETYLKERRNLMRTFLLVDSVVGIQKTDSIAIGMCEEFSLPYVMVLTKIDKSSKGHLLKQVLQIQKFVDSETQGCFPQLFPVRLSSTLQWIIFRWLQFFKGP, encoded by the exons ATGACAGCCCCAGGCTTGCGGCCGATCACCCGCAAGCTACTGGAGCTTACCGGGGCGTTGCGGCGCGTGAACCGAGCTTGCAGCACGTTCCAAACCTTCGCGGAAGTTCTCAGGCTGCCCAAGAGACAAATGACGAAGCTCGCGTTCCCACTACAGGAACTCCAGCGGCACCTCACTCCAGACGCGAGGTTGGACCTTCACGTGAAGATCTTCGACCCGAGCTTGGAGGACATCTCCAAGGCAGAGAGCGTCTTCACGGCCACCGGCCGCAACCGCATCGAGTACCTCAGCTCCGCGGTGCGTCTCGACCACGCTCCGGACCTCGCCCACCCTGAG GTGTGTTTTATAGGCAGAAGCAATGTTGGAAAATCCTCTCTAATAAAAGCCTTATTTGCCCTGGCTCCAGAGGTTGAAGTCAGAGTCTCCAAGAAACCG gggcacacaaagaaaatgaattttttcaaagttggaaaatattttacattgGTGGACATGCCAGGTTATGGTTATAGAGCTCCCGAAGATTTTGTTGACATGGTAGAGACCTATCTAAAAGAACGAAGGaa TTTGATGAGAACATTTCTGTTAGTGGATAGTGTTGTCGGAATTCAAAAAACCGACAGTATTGCCATAGGAATGTGTGAAGAATTTTCATTACCTTATGTG atgGTATTAacaaaaattgacaaatcttCCAAAGGACATCTTTTAAAACAAGTACTTCAGATCCAGAAATTTGTTGACAGTGAAACACAAGGATGTTTTCCTCAGTTGTTTCCTGTAAG GCTGAGTTCCACCCTACAATGGATCATTTTTAGATGGCTACAGTTCTTTAAAGGACCTTAA
- the GTPBP8 gene encoding GTP-binding protein 8 isoform X2 — MTAPGLRPITRKLLELTGALRRVNRACSTFQTFAEVLRLPKRQMTKLAFPLQELQRHLTPDARLDLHVKIFDPSLEDISKAESVFTATGRNRIEYLSSAVRLDHAPDLAHPEVCFIGRSNVGKSSLIKALFALAPEVEVRVSKKPGHTKKMNFFKVGKYFTLVDMPGYGYRAPEDFVDMVETYLKERRNLMRTFLLVDSVVGIQKTDSIAIGMCEEFSLPYVMVLTKIDKSSKGHLLKQVLQIQKFVDSETQGCFPQLFPVSSVTYSGIHLLRCFIADITGNLKTDGFGQLELNT; from the exons ATGACAGCCCCAGGCTTGCGGCCGATCACCCGCAAGCTACTGGAGCTTACCGGGGCGTTGCGGCGCGTGAACCGAGCTTGCAGCACGTTCCAAACCTTCGCGGAAGTTCTCAGGCTGCCCAAGAGACAAATGACGAAGCTCGCGTTCCCACTACAGGAACTCCAGCGGCACCTCACTCCAGACGCGAGGTTGGACCTTCACGTGAAGATCTTCGACCCGAGCTTGGAGGACATCTCCAAGGCAGAGAGCGTCTTCACGGCCACCGGCCGCAACCGCATCGAGTACCTCAGCTCCGCGGTGCGTCTCGACCACGCTCCGGACCTCGCCCACCCTGAG GTGTGTTTTATAGGCAGAAGCAATGTTGGAAAATCCTCTCTAATAAAAGCCTTATTTGCCCTGGCTCCAGAGGTTGAAGTCAGAGTCTCCAAGAAACCG gggcacacaaagaaaatgaattttttcaaagttggaaaatattttacattgGTGGACATGCCAGGTTATGGTTATAGAGCTCCCGAAGATTTTGTTGACATGGTAGAGACCTATCTAAAAGAACGAAGGaa TTTGATGAGAACATTTCTGTTAGTGGATAGTGTTGTCGGAATTCAAAAAACCGACAGTATTGCCATAGGAATGTGTGAAGAATTTTCATTACCTTATGTG atgGTATTAacaaaaattgacaaatcttCCAAAGGACATCTTTTAAAACAAGTACTTCAGATCCAGAAATTTGTTGACAGTGAAACACAAGGATGTTTTCCTCAGTTGTTTCCTGTAAG ttCTGTGACCTATTCTGGAATCCATCTGTTGAGATGCTTTATAGCAGATATAACAGGGAATCTTAAGACTGATGGCTTTGGCCAACTGGAGTTGAATACCTAG
- the NEPRO gene encoding nucleolus and neural progenitor protein isoform X1, with product MATVRPGLEPWNRVRIPKAGSRSTVTIPDPDAALDLCVAAVIRECCLVTRSLKNQILDAETDVLCAVLYSNHNRMGRHKPHLALKQVEQCLKRLKNMDLEGSIQHLSELFSSNENQPVNTKACVIPSQPVVELVLMKILGACKLLLRFLDCCCKTFLLTVKHLGLQEFIILNLVMVGLVSRLWVLYKGVLKRLTSLYEPLFRLLQQISRIQPLPYFKDFTFPSDIAEFLGQPYFEVFKKKMPTAFAAKGVTKLLNKLFLTKEQSPRFNQETILRISKKAKQMRINIQNNVDLGQPIKNKKVFKEESSEFDVRAFCKQLKHKATQETNLKCSQSKLKATQHSSQKATGTPCAKSFVQRFREAESFIQLSEEIQTAILWCRSKKLKALASFLGNKLLKSNRLKHVEAQGCSLPKKLECIKTSICNCLRRVSGIKTSKRHVRRRRSQNRFLLEQRKLQRKLQLTLSKEIQPSPQGTQNATDSSKWRLSHYTVQRTDLSPNSKLLLSSRISNPVLQTKEKQIHENLTGSNENETDSWTILQMNKHNTSGTIKETDDIDDIFALMGV from the exons ATGGCTACGGTGCGGCCGGGCCTGGAGCCGTGGAACCGCGTGAGAATCCCGAAGGCGGGGAGCCGCAGCACAGTGACCATACCGGACCCCGACGCAGCTCTGG ACCTTTGTGTTGCAGCTGTAATTAGAGAATGCTGTCTTGTTACACGGTCACTGAAGAACCAAATCTTAGATGCAGAGACAGATGTGCTATGTGCAGTCCTTTACAGCAATCACAACAGGATGGGCCGCCACAAGCCCCATTTAGCCCTCAAACAG GTTGAACAATGTTTAAAACGTTTGAAAAACATGGATTTGGAGGGTTCAATTCAACATCTGTCTGAGTTGTTTTCTTCCAA TGAAAATCAGCCTGTAAATACCAAGGCATGTGTCATTCCTAGCCAACCAGTGGTTGAGCTGGTGCTCATGAAGATTTTGGGAGCCTGCAAGTTGTTACTTCGCTTCTTGGACTGTTGCTGCAAGACATTTCT CTTGACTGTGAAGCACCTAGGCTTGcaagaattcattattttaaacctTGTGATGGTTGGGCTGGTGAGCAGGTtatg GGTTCTCTATAAAGGTGTTTTGAAAAGGCTGACGTCTTTATATGAGCCATTGTTCAGATTGCTTCAGCAGATCTCTAGGATTCAACCACTGCCTTacttcaaagattttacttttccttctgatATTGCTGAGTTTTTAGGACAGCCCTATTTTGaggtctttaagaaaaaaatgcctaCAGCTTTTGCAGCTAAAGGAGTAACTAAACTGTTAAATAAACTGTTTTTAACAAAAGAGCAATCACCAAGGTTTAACCAAGAAACTATACTCAGAATTTCCAAAAAAGCTAaacaaatgaggatcaatatacAGAATAATGTGGATCTTGGACAGccaataaagaataagaaagttTTCAAAG AAGAGTCATCAGAATTTGATGTGAGAGCTTTCTGCAAACAGCTGAAACACAAAGCTACTCAG GAGACCAACTTAAAATGTTCTCAGTCCAAACTAAAGGCTACCCAACATTCTTCTCAGAAAGCAACAGGAACTCCCTGTGCCAAAAGTTTTGTGCAGAGATTTCGAGAGGCTGAGAGTTTTATTCAACTTTCTGAAGAAATCCAAACAGCAATTTTGTGGTGCAGGAGCAAAAAACTCAAGGCTCTGGCCTCCTTTCTGGGTAACAAACTTCTTAAAAGTAACCGGCTTAAACATGTGGAAGCTCAAGGGTGTAG TTTGCCAAAGAAATTAGAGTGCATAAAAACATCTATTTGCAACTGCCTTCGTCGTGTCTCAGGAATCAAAACTTCAAAGCGTCATGTGAGACGAAGAAGATCTCAGAATAGATTTTTACTGGAACAGAGGAAACTACAGAGAAAGTTGCAGTTAACTCTTTCAAAAGAAATTCAGCCATCCCCTCAAGGGACTCAGAATGCTACAGATAGCAGTAAATGGAGACTCTCGCACTATACAGTTCAGAGAACTGATCTCTCCCCTAACAGTAAGCTTCTCCTGAGTAGCAGAATTTCAAATCCTGTCCTACAAACTAAAGAGAAACAAATTCATGAAAACCTTACAGGaagcaatgaaaatgaaactgATTCATGGACAATActgcaaatgaacaaacataataCATCAGGAACCATTAAGGAGACAGATGACATTGATGATATTTTTGCTTTAATGGGAGTTTAG
- the NEPRO gene encoding nucleolus and neural progenitor protein isoform X2, translating into MATVRPGLEPWNRVRIPKAGSRSTVTIPDPDAALDLCVAAVIRECCLVTRSLKNQILDAETDVLCAVLYSNHNRMGRHKPHLALKQVEQCLKRLKNMDLEGSIQHLSELFSSNENQPVNTKACVIPSQPVVELVLMKILGACKLLLRFLDCCCKTFLLTVKHLGLQEFIILNLVMVGLVSRLWVLYKGVLKRLTSLYEPLFRLLQQISRIQPLPYFKDFTFPSDIAEFLGQPYFEVFKKKMPTAFAAKGVTKLLNKLFLTKEQSPRFNQETILRISKKAKQMRINIQNNVDLGQPIKNKKVFKEESSEFDVRAFCKQLKHKATQETNLKCSQSKLKATQHSSQKATGTPCAKSFVQRFREAESFIQLSEEIQTAILWCRSKKLKALASFLGNKLLKSNRLKHVEAQGCRFCLSLVL; encoded by the exons ATGGCTACGGTGCGGCCGGGCCTGGAGCCGTGGAACCGCGTGAGAATCCCGAAGGCGGGGAGCCGCAGCACAGTGACCATACCGGACCCCGACGCAGCTCTGG ACCTTTGTGTTGCAGCTGTAATTAGAGAATGCTGTCTTGTTACACGGTCACTGAAGAACCAAATCTTAGATGCAGAGACAGATGTGCTATGTGCAGTCCTTTACAGCAATCACAACAGGATGGGCCGCCACAAGCCCCATTTAGCCCTCAAACAG GTTGAACAATGTTTAAAACGTTTGAAAAACATGGATTTGGAGGGTTCAATTCAACATCTGTCTGAGTTGTTTTCTTCCAA TGAAAATCAGCCTGTAAATACCAAGGCATGTGTCATTCCTAGCCAACCAGTGGTTGAGCTGGTGCTCATGAAGATTTTGGGAGCCTGCAAGTTGTTACTTCGCTTCTTGGACTGTTGCTGCAAGACATTTCT CTTGACTGTGAAGCACCTAGGCTTGcaagaattcattattttaaacctTGTGATGGTTGGGCTGGTGAGCAGGTtatg GGTTCTCTATAAAGGTGTTTTGAAAAGGCTGACGTCTTTATATGAGCCATTGTTCAGATTGCTTCAGCAGATCTCTAGGATTCAACCACTGCCTTacttcaaagattttacttttccttctgatATTGCTGAGTTTTTAGGACAGCCCTATTTTGaggtctttaagaaaaaaatgcctaCAGCTTTTGCAGCTAAAGGAGTAACTAAACTGTTAAATAAACTGTTTTTAACAAAAGAGCAATCACCAAGGTTTAACCAAGAAACTATACTCAGAATTTCCAAAAAAGCTAaacaaatgaggatcaatatacAGAATAATGTGGATCTTGGACAGccaataaagaataagaaagttTTCAAAG AAGAGTCATCAGAATTTGATGTGAGAGCTTTCTGCAAACAGCTGAAACACAAAGCTACTCAG GAGACCAACTTAAAATGTTCTCAGTCCAAACTAAAGGCTACCCAACATTCTTCTCAGAAAGCAACAGGAACTCCCTGTGCCAAAAGTTTTGTGCAGAGATTTCGAGAGGCTGAGAGTTTTATTCAACTTTCTGAAGAAATCCAAACAGCAATTTTGTGGTGCAGGAGCAAAAAACTCAAGGCTCTGGCCTCCTTTCTGGGTAACAAACTTCTTAAAAGTAACCGGCTTAAACATGTGGAAGCTCAAGGGTGTAG ATTTTGCCTTTCTCTTGTCCTTTAA